Proteins from a single region of Streptomyces spectabilis:
- a CDS encoding RHS repeat-associated core domain-containing protein translates to MPPVKVGETKAPDSVREREPSPEVAAWRAAQKERARTATGKRERGAKAVAAVVPKGQGDVPWHQISDVRVTDSLVARINYSTGNLMLAGTDFEVAGAGQSLQLTRTYNSLDAPWGKVSQRWWQNYERYLQIEDSQVVLYDATGGAVTFTKRTDGTYSTPKGYRLDLKKSSNGEYTVTERGSGGKDTYSASGTLVKVTDRNGGHILVEQHDQGSEHKGFKLTESRSGRFVDLVKTDASQWQAKDNSGRTAVFDLNAAGDLAKTTDTEGKATQFGYDTSRRLTKITTPEGRVTVFTYDGDNRVTSMKRATHFDGSGETGPTYTYGYTAGEGRAGTTKVTDPAGNTTTYAHAADGEITKVTDALGRSRERTYDANLNVETAVDAMGVGSTPGNVTAYGWDTRSNPTSAKLPTGATSTLTGYKTIAGADVPGRITSADGVAVTYDYDDAGNTTKETVAGAQGGTRSFTYNPADPTCGGFKGQRCEVTDANGKTTKVTYDAKGNLSKVTPPSPLGVSTYTYDSLGRAETSVDGRGIKTVYVYDNRDRIKKVSSTNMTVTYDYDGDGNLKQRSDATGITKYDFDPLSRETIRTLQDGSQTVLTYYAEGNVESYTDPSGTVKYTYSKVNKLESLTDAQGKKTGYEYDANDFRTRTSFPGGTVETITPDKANRAQRIKATSPSGTLVDLAYDYAYTSGGTTKDGMRIRTETDTVAGLKRAYTYDSAGRLTFTVETKGTTVNDSWLYCYDKAGNLTSQGTKAGCPGGTTYTYNDASQITGRNGDTSGWSYDKAGNETAAAPTSESARTGGQWNDFSQLTSLTQGGQDFKGRYASTDQSERTQFGGTTFHNGPVGLSSKTAAGVDMSFVREPSGNLNSLRTEATSRTQSTYYYLTDAIGSTRAVVNDQGAKVNTYDYSPRGVTRNISEKVPQPYRFAGGYQDPTGLYHNEARYMDPRTGRFTQPDPAGLETNPYLYASGDPTNMIDPNGLWGMPGWAKAAVSTAVGVAVGAAATVAVGAACGATAGAACLFAGAVTGALWGGAAGAGMAKATGQNTVEGLSGGITGGLLGPWAPGLRPIYYVN, encoded by the coding sequence ATGCCGCCGGTGAAGGTCGGCGAGACGAAGGCTCCGGACTCGGTCCGTGAGCGTGAGCCGTCACCCGAGGTGGCAGCGTGGCGGGCGGCGCAGAAGGAGCGTGCCCGGACTGCGACGGGGAAGCGGGAGCGCGGCGCGAAGGCCGTGGCCGCGGTGGTGCCCAAGGGGCAGGGGGACGTGCCCTGGCACCAGATCTCCGACGTCCGAGTCACCGACTCCCTGGTGGCCCGCATCAATTACTCCACCGGCAACCTGATGCTCGCCGGGACCGACTTCGAGGTCGCGGGGGCCGGCCAGTCCCTGCAGCTGACCCGCACGTACAACTCCCTGGACGCCCCGTGGGGGAAGGTGTCGCAGCGCTGGTGGCAGAACTACGAACGCTACCTCCAGATCGAGGACAGCCAGGTGGTGCTGTACGACGCCACCGGCGGGGCCGTCACCTTCACCAAGAGGACGGACGGCACCTACAGCACCCCCAAGGGCTACCGCCTGGACCTGAAGAAATCCTCGAACGGCGAGTACACGGTGACCGAACGCGGCTCCGGCGGCAAGGACACCTACAGTGCCTCCGGCACGCTGGTGAAGGTGACCGACCGCAACGGCGGCCACATCCTCGTCGAACAGCACGACCAGGGCAGTGAGCACAAGGGCTTCAAGCTCACCGAGTCCCGCTCGGGCCGCTTCGTCGACCTGGTCAAGACCGACGCCTCGCAGTGGCAGGCCAAGGACAACTCCGGCCGCACCGCCGTGTTCGACCTCAACGCCGCGGGCGACCTGGCCAAGACCACCGACACCGAGGGCAAGGCCACGCAGTTCGGCTACGACACGAGCCGCCGCCTGACGAAGATCACCACCCCGGAGGGGCGGGTGACGGTCTTCACCTACGACGGCGACAACCGCGTCACCTCCATGAAGCGGGCCACTCACTTCGACGGCTCCGGCGAGACCGGACCGACATACACCTACGGCTACACCGCAGGCGAGGGCAGGGCAGGAACCACCAAGGTCACCGACCCGGCCGGGAACACCACGACCTACGCGCACGCCGCCGACGGCGAGATCACGAAGGTCACCGACGCGCTGGGCCGCAGCCGCGAGCGCACCTACGACGCCAACCTCAACGTCGAGACGGCCGTGGACGCGATGGGTGTGGGCAGCACCCCGGGCAACGTCACCGCCTACGGCTGGGACACCCGCTCCAACCCCACCTCCGCCAAGCTGCCCACCGGTGCCACCTCGACACTCACCGGCTACAAGACCATCGCCGGCGCGGACGTCCCCGGCAGGATCACATCCGCCGACGGCGTGGCCGTCACGTACGACTACGACGACGCGGGCAACACCACCAAGGAAACCGTCGCCGGAGCGCAGGGCGGCACCCGCTCCTTCACCTACAACCCCGCCGACCCCACCTGTGGCGGCTTCAAGGGGCAGCGGTGCGAGGTCACCGACGCCAACGGCAAGACCACCAAGGTCACTTACGACGCCAAGGGCAATCTGTCCAAGGTCACCCCGCCGAGCCCCCTGGGTGTGAGCACCTACACCTACGACAGTCTGGGCCGTGCGGAGACCAGTGTGGACGGGCGCGGCATCAAGACCGTCTACGTGTACGACAACCGCGACCGCATCAAGAAGGTCTCCAGCACCAACATGACCGTCACCTACGACTACGACGGTGACGGCAACCTCAAGCAGCGCTCCGACGCCACCGGGATCACCAAGTACGACTTCGACCCGCTGAGCCGGGAGACGATCCGCACCCTGCAGGACGGCTCACAGACCGTCCTGACCTATTACGCCGAGGGCAACGTCGAGTCGTACACGGACCCGTCCGGCACGGTGAAGTACACCTACAGCAAGGTCAACAAACTCGAATCCCTCACCGACGCACAGGGCAAGAAGACCGGCTACGAGTACGACGCGAACGACTTCCGCACCAGGACGAGCTTCCCCGGCGGCACCGTGGAGACCATCACTCCGGACAAGGCCAACCGCGCGCAGCGCATCAAGGCGACCTCGCCGTCCGGCACTCTGGTCGACCTCGCCTACGACTACGCGTACACCAGCGGCGGCACCACCAAGGACGGCATGCGGATCCGCACCGAGACCGACACCGTCGCCGGGCTCAAGCGCGCCTACACCTACGACTCCGCCGGGCGCCTCACCTTCACCGTCGAGACCAAGGGGACCACGGTCAACGACAGTTGGCTGTACTGCTACGACAAGGCGGGCAACCTCACCTCCCAGGGCACCAAGGCGGGCTGCCCCGGCGGCACCACCTACACCTACAACGACGCCTCCCAGATCACCGGCAGGAACGGTGACACCAGCGGCTGGTCCTATGACAAGGCCGGGAACGAGACCGCGGCCGCCCCGACCTCGGAGTCGGCCCGCACCGGCGGCCAGTGGAACGACTTCTCCCAGCTCACCTCCCTCACTCAGGGCGGACAGGACTTCAAGGGGCGTTACGCCTCCACCGACCAGTCGGAGCGCACACAGTTCGGCGGCACCACCTTCCACAACGGCCCCGTCGGTCTGTCCTCCAAGACCGCCGCCGGGGTGGACATGAGCTTCGTCCGCGAGCCGAGCGGGAACCTCAACTCCCTGCGCACTGAGGCCACGTCGAGGACGCAGAGCACGTACTACTACCTCACCGACGCCATCGGCTCCACCAGGGCCGTCGTCAACGACCAAGGTGCGAAGGTCAACACGTACGACTACAGCCCGCGCGGAGTCACCCGGAATATCAGCGAGAAGGTCCCCCAGCCGTACCGCTTCGCCGGCGGCTACCAGGACCCGACCGGCCTCTACCACAACGAGGCCCGCTACATGGACCCACGCACCGGCCGCTTCACCCAGCCCGACCCGGCCGGGCTCGAAACCAACCCGTACCTCTACGCCTCGGGCGACCCCACCAACATGATCGACCCGAACGGCTTGTGGGGCATGCCCGGCTGGGCCAAGGCAGCAGTCAGCACCGCGGTGGGCGTCGCCGTCGGCGCCGCCGCGACCGTTGCCGTCGGAGCCGCCTGCGGCGCGACCGCGGGAGCCGCTTGTCTCTTCGCCGGCGCCGTCACCGGAGCCCTCTGGGGTGGCGCGGCGGGTGCCGGGATGGCCAAGGCCACGGGCCAGAACACCGTCGAAGGTCTGTCCGGCGGCATCACCGGCGGCCTACTCGGGCCGTGGGCGCCCGGCCTCCGTCCGATCTACTACGTAAACTGA
- a CDS encoding helix-turn-helix domain-containing protein: MAATGTDPLWNSALVRTLVARCDPGGLIRLGRAHRGWRQSDLGARIGCSASTVSRIEQRGRRTDLTVLRRAAREVGIPTHVLAASLGLSASPATRVARDRPRCAEEADPMRRRTLLAAAGFVGPAALLSSLDDALAVTPDPTGSPVPLDARLAAARATFDAGRHTAFLQSLPGLLGDLHQDVRTRGTDHAHARLSACYGLATAALIKIGRYPQARLTADRAISHAELSGSPLAAAAAARELSIVLRHQDQSPAAQRLVHQALRGVERTGLRTDAQTSAYAQMFCTTAYTAARADDRDQALVMITEARRAARSLPDESPAERLFPLTPAAVDLYAVGVHWALGDAGTALDVGRGLHPGHFRTPERKARLHTDLGRAWWQWGKPEQTATELLSAARVSPGEVRDRLAIRTIISDLRTKHPRTPGVRELAAAAGLTAT, encoded by the coding sequence ATGGCTGCCACCGGTACCGACCCGCTGTGGAACAGCGCACTCGTCCGCACGCTCGTCGCCCGCTGCGACCCGGGCGGGCTGATCCGGCTCGGCCGCGCGCACCGCGGCTGGCGCCAGAGTGACCTCGGCGCGCGCATCGGCTGCTCGGCCTCCACCGTCTCTCGAATCGAACAGCGAGGCAGACGCACCGACCTCACTGTCCTGCGGCGTGCCGCCCGCGAGGTGGGCATACCGACACACGTGCTGGCTGCGTCGCTCGGGCTCAGCGCCTCTCCAGCCACTAGGGTGGCCCGCGACAGGCCACGCTGCGCCGAGGAGGCCGATCCCATGCGCCGTCGTACGCTTCTCGCCGCCGCAGGGTTCGTCGGCCCTGCCGCGCTGCTGAGCTCGCTGGACGACGCGCTGGCCGTCACGCCCGACCCGACCGGGTCACCGGTCCCTCTCGACGCCCGGCTGGCCGCGGCCCGCGCCACCTTTGACGCCGGCCGCCACACGGCATTCCTCCAGAGCCTGCCCGGACTCCTCGGAGACCTGCACCAAGACGTTCGTACGCGCGGCACCGACCATGCCCACGCCCGTTTGTCCGCCTGCTACGGCTTGGCCACCGCCGCCCTGATCAAGATCGGCCGCTACCCGCAGGCCCGCCTGACCGCCGACCGCGCCATTTCTCACGCCGAACTGTCCGGATCTCCGTTGGCTGCTGCGGCCGCCGCCCGCGAGCTGAGCATCGTCCTGCGCCACCAGGACCAGTCCCCGGCCGCGCAGCGGCTGGTCCACCAGGCCCTCCGGGGCGTCGAGCGGACCGGGCTCAGGACTGACGCCCAGACCTCGGCGTACGCCCAGATGTTCTGCACCACCGCGTACACCGCGGCCCGCGCCGACGACCGCGACCAGGCCCTCGTCATGATCACAGAGGCCCGCCGCGCCGCCCGCAGCCTCCCCGACGAGTCTCCGGCCGAGCGACTGTTCCCCCTTACGCCGGCCGCCGTCGACCTGTACGCGGTCGGCGTGCACTGGGCACTCGGCGACGCGGGTACGGCTCTCGACGTGGGTCGTGGCCTGCACCCCGGCCACTTCAGGACGCCCGAGCGCAAAGCCAGGCTGCACACCGACCTCGGCCGCGCGTGGTGGCAGTGGGGCAAGCCTGAACAGACGGCGACGGAGCTACTCTCGGCCGCCCGGGTCTCGCCGGGCGAGGTACGCGACCGCCTCGCGATCCGGACCATCATCTCCGACCTGCGGACCAAACACCCACGGACACCGGGCGTACGCGAACTGGCCGCGGCCGCAGGGCTGACTGCCACGTGA
- a CDS encoding glycine-rich domain-containing protein: MVTAVKTLVRDPRTYVKPEVWEREVQLLMRDHPFDEVMATRLFHAAVSYLITAMEKWDQGLEMCCGRIVDIAVHVFILDTQNYREFCAEHFDGRFLEHIPEIAFKYDGSVERTARIIADNGFEVDRKLWEADFAKCGPCRPGSNCH; the protein is encoded by the coding sequence ATGGTCACAGCAGTCAAGACTCTGGTACGCGATCCGCGTACGTATGTGAAGCCGGAGGTGTGGGAGCGCGAGGTGCAGCTCCTGATGCGGGACCATCCCTTCGACGAGGTGATGGCCACCCGCCTCTTCCACGCGGCCGTCAGCTATCTGATCACCGCGATGGAGAAGTGGGATCAGGGTCTGGAGATGTGCTGCGGGCGCATCGTGGACATCGCAGTGCACGTGTTCATCCTGGACACGCAGAACTACCGCGAGTTCTGCGCCGAGCACTTCGATGGCCGCTTCCTGGAGCACATCCCTGAGATCGCCTTCAAGTACGACGGCTCGGTCGAGCGCACCGCGCGCATCATCGCCGACAACGGCTTCGAGGTGGACCGGAAGCTGTGGGAGGCCGACTTCGCCAAGTGCGGCCCCTGCCGTCCGGGGTCGAACTGCCACTGA
- a CDS encoding class I SAM-dependent methyltransferase: MPRAPQTPAEYWDTYKPHRDEGPALRPDAAVFEWTQYPGHGPGAEFLGTPLPRRALDLGPAEGAEAAHLARQGVEVTGVDLSAVQVERARTWWQDTPRLDFVHADAVNYLTTTSTTFDAVYSVWGAVWFTDPDQLLPLIARCLAPGGVLAFAHAEPTGETYGPQRMRGKWLEGRERELTVLRWQYGPEAWTDLLKRHGFTDVDATVLPAPADEPVGTLLARAHASS, encoded by the coding sequence ATGCCCCGCGCGCCGCAGACCCCGGCCGAGTACTGGGACACCTACAAACCCCACCGCGACGAGGGCCCAGCGCTGCGGCCGGACGCGGCGGTGTTCGAGTGGACGCAGTACCCCGGCCATGGGCCAGGCGCCGAATTCCTGGGCACCCCCCTGCCCCGACGCGCCCTCGACCTGGGCCCCGCGGAAGGCGCGGAAGCCGCGCACCTCGCCCGGCAGGGTGTGGAGGTGACCGGCGTGGACCTGTCTGCCGTCCAGGTCGAGCGCGCCCGCACCTGGTGGCAGGACACCCCTCGGCTCGACTTCGTGCACGCCGACGCCGTGAACTACCTCACCACCACCTCAACGACGTTCGACGCGGTCTATAGCGTGTGGGGAGCCGTCTGGTTCACCGACCCCGACCAACTCCTGCCCCTCATCGCCCGCTGTCTCGCCCCCGGCGGCGTCCTGGCCTTCGCCCACGCCGAGCCGACCGGCGAGACGTACGGGCCCCAACGCATGCGCGGCAAGTGGCTGGAGGGCCGCGAGCGCGAACTCACCGTGCTGCGCTGGCAGTACGGCCCCGAAGCCTGGACGGACCTGCTCAAACGGCACGGCTTCACCGACGTGGACGCCACGGTCCTACCCGCCCCCGCCGACGAGCCGGTCGGCACCCTCCTGGCTCGCGCCCACGCTTCCTCCTGA
- a CDS encoding type I-E CRISPR-associated protein Cas6/Cse3/CasE → MNDSSRATITPGRFVASHSVLTLDARHPYVAKSLVDAQDMHRTVMSGFQGWGVAEGSRDARAQMGVLSTWTLDLKEAALVLVVQSRVPADWGHVPRAALRDEPYLITVDRTFRVGDAVVFRTVVNPTYNKPQDGPDGRMVRGKRVAHTKPDGVRKWLRRHFGDGREPGRVGVTTDPDDVAVHMLPPVSSPSPHKRLRIARAELRGSLTVTNPGAFVTALSDGIGHARAYSCGLLLTR, encoded by the coding sequence GTGAACGACTCCTCGCGAGCCACCATCACCCCGGGCCGGTTCGTCGCCAGCCACTCCGTCCTGACCCTGGACGCTCGGCATCCCTACGTCGCGAAGTCCCTCGTCGACGCCCAGGACATGCACCGCACGGTGATGAGCGGCTTCCAGGGGTGGGGGGTGGCGGAGGGCAGCCGTGACGCCCGCGCGCAAATGGGCGTCCTCTCGACCTGGACCCTCGACCTCAAGGAGGCCGCTCTCGTCCTGGTCGTGCAGTCCCGGGTGCCCGCGGACTGGGGGCACGTGCCGAGGGCCGCGCTGCGGGACGAGCCGTACCTCATCACCGTCGACCGCACCTTCCGGGTAGGCGACGCCGTCGTGTTCCGCACCGTCGTCAACCCCACCTACAACAAGCCGCAGGACGGCCCGGACGGCCGGATGGTCCGGGGAAAGCGGGTGGCCCACACCAAGCCCGACGGGGTCAGGAAGTGGCTCAGGCGTCACTTCGGCGACGGTCGGGAGCCCGGCCGCGTCGGCGTCACCACGGACCCCGACGACGTCGCGGTGCACATGCTGCCCCCGGTCTCCAGCCCGTCCCCCCACAAGAGGCTGAGGATCGCCCGGGCCGAGCTGCGCGGATCGCTGACCGTCACCAACCCTGGAGCGTTTGTCACTGCACTCTCCGACGGCATCGGTCACGCCCGCGCCTACAGTTGCGGACTCCTCCTGACACGATGA
- the cas5e gene encoding type I-E CRISPR-associated protein Cas5/CasD: protein MTHVLLIRLAAPLQSWGTISRFAARRDSHSRPTKSAVIGLCAAALGLPRDEDLGELAQTVFGVRADHPGTPVRDYHTVGAGRYPLRPRDLITDHRRAAAASTSLDAATGDRFGHHRLADWYGAPKKIASDPVSGVLVSGELARTALITERWYLADATFLVGLQHQDLALLEGVAKALERPRRLLWLGRKSCPPSGTLTAGIEGGDLEEAFRAKQLLPGPDGTADPARRPWAWFQVPASTRGATPVQDQPVSFDASRPEHTTRWEIRRRVTIAPNATGWDVIP from the coding sequence ATGACGCACGTCCTGCTCATCAGGCTGGCCGCGCCCCTGCAGTCCTGGGGCACGATCTCCCGCTTCGCCGCGCGCCGCGACTCGCACAGCCGCCCCACCAAGTCGGCCGTGATCGGACTGTGCGCCGCGGCCCTGGGGCTGCCGCGGGACGAGGACCTGGGGGAGCTGGCGCAGACCGTCTTCGGGGTGCGCGCCGACCATCCCGGAACTCCCGTCCGCGACTACCACACCGTCGGCGCGGGCCGGTACCCGCTGCGCCCCCGCGACCTGATCACTGACCACCGGCGCGCCGCCGCGGCCTCCACGAGCCTCGACGCGGCCACCGGCGACCGCTTCGGCCACCACCGGCTTGCCGACTGGTACGGCGCACCCAAGAAGATTGCCTCGGACCCCGTCTCCGGCGTCCTCGTCTCCGGCGAGCTGGCCCGCACGGCGCTCATCACCGAGCGCTGGTACCTCGCCGATGCCACGTTCCTCGTGGGACTCCAGCACCAGGACTTGGCCCTCCTGGAGGGCGTGGCCAAGGCGTTGGAGCGGCCGCGACGGCTGCTGTGGCTGGGCCGCAAGTCCTGTCCTCCGTCGGGGACCCTCACCGCCGGTATCGAGGGCGGTGACCTGGAGGAGGCCTTCCGTGCCAAGCAACTGCTGCCCGGGCCCGACGGAACCGCCGACCCGGCGAGGCGGCCCTGGGCGTGGTTCCAGGTCCCCGCCTCCACCCGAGGCGCCACCCCCGTACAGGACCAGCCGGTTAGCTTCGACGCGTCACGTCCGGAGCACACCACCCGCTGGGAGATTCGCCGACGCGTCACGATCGCCCCGAACGCCACCGGATGGGACGTCATTCCGTGA
- a CDS encoding type I-E CRISPR-associated protein Cas7/Cse4/CasC, translating into MTDASAPRGQFLSLHLLETLVAVLPVRDENGSPKTLVYGGVERHLITSQARRRAERVHARNRANDGVGPLAGRTTGLRTREWALITAWALESAHGWDRDEAVAMARAVLEATGLKFGDPAKKTVANLTKVLVFAPADTGDRIAAHIAAHAGELCGWRDAYLGAQAAAAKPRRGGRKTAEEPEGDDGTAADSAADGKVPPLPKASRDAVLTALAPRDAIDIALYGRFLAEIAESPNVDGAVQSAHAFTIHEAEQVDDFYAAADDAKLERKKNALDFLDAADDAGAGMTGYQSLISGTFYRHSVLDRRQLRANLQAAGMTEEEAADAAVGAEREFVTAFVEAFPEAKKNSTASTGSLPALVLAFEGERPYSYAAAFQRPVDENAVDKEEGGPAGLAGVRRLLRHHVFVSERRPDLRTARLLTYDPQIDALIDELEARHAVGGVRVETIDGLTP; encoded by the coding sequence GTGACCGATGCCTCCGCGCCTCGCGGCCAGTTCCTCTCGCTCCACCTATTGGAGACCCTCGTCGCGGTCCTGCCGGTGCGCGACGAGAACGGCTCGCCCAAGACCCTGGTGTACGGCGGTGTCGAACGCCACCTGATCACCAGCCAGGCCCGGCGCCGGGCCGAACGCGTCCATGCCCGCAACCGAGCCAACGACGGGGTCGGCCCGCTGGCCGGGCGCACCACCGGCCTCCGTACCCGAGAGTGGGCCCTCATCACCGCGTGGGCGCTGGAGTCCGCCCACGGCTGGGACAGGGACGAGGCCGTCGCCATGGCGCGGGCCGTGCTGGAGGCGACCGGGCTGAAGTTCGGGGACCCCGCCAAGAAGACCGTCGCCAACCTCACCAAGGTGCTGGTGTTCGCCCCGGCCGACACCGGTGACCGGATCGCCGCGCACATCGCTGCCCACGCCGGGGAGCTGTGCGGGTGGCGGGACGCATACCTCGGCGCGCAGGCGGCCGCGGCGAAGCCGAGGCGCGGCGGGCGCAAGACGGCGGAGGAACCCGAGGGGGATGACGGCACGGCCGCCGACAGCGCCGCCGACGGCAAGGTCCCGCCGCTGCCCAAGGCGTCGCGCGACGCGGTGCTCACCGCCCTCGCTCCCCGTGACGCCATCGACATCGCCCTGTACGGCCGGTTCCTCGCGGAGATCGCCGAGTCGCCCAACGTGGACGGCGCCGTGCAGAGTGCGCACGCCTTCACCATCCACGAGGCCGAGCAGGTCGACGACTTCTACGCCGCTGCGGACGACGCCAAGCTGGAGCGGAAGAAGAACGCCCTCGACTTCCTGGACGCGGCGGACGACGCGGGCGCGGGCATGACGGGCTACCAGTCCCTGATCTCCGGCACGTTCTATCGGCACTCCGTGCTCGACCGCCGCCAGCTGAGGGCCAACCTCCAGGCCGCGGGCATGACCGAGGAGGAAGCGGCGGACGCCGCCGTGGGCGCCGAGCGGGAGTTCGTCACCGCCTTCGTCGAGGCGTTCCCCGAGGCGAAGAAGAACTCCACTGCCTCTACCGGTTCGTTGCCCGCCCTGGTGCTCGCCTTCGAAGGGGAACGTCCCTATAGCTACGCGGCGGCCTTCCAACGGCCCGTCGACGAGAACGCGGTGGACAAGGAGGAGGGTGGCCCGGCCGGGCTCGCCGGTGTGCGGCGGCTGCTGCGCCACCACGTTTTCGTCAGCGAGCGCCGCCCCGACCTGCGTACGGCCCGACTGCTCACCTACGACCCGCAGATCGACGCTCTCATCGACGAGCTCGAAGCGCGGCACGCCGTGGGCGGAGTCCGCGTGGAGACCATCGACGGGCTGACACCATGA
- the casB gene encoding type I-E CRISPR-associated protein Cse2/CasB, giving the protein MSSGIERDAAAASTDQSGGAQLTAWLTALVRNREYGELANLRRGRVRTNAHIRAGWYAPEQVEEREIYEQVAFLFAVYHRGVSKPAPGVGSLGTAVRRIGGSFGRGPNDPGAARLVDRIVTSRRVPWRHLQHAIARLRACEQPPPSWSRLVDDLQRWHDRKARVAYGWAVDFHEPEPHDTGRNTTQKGPST; this is encoded by the coding sequence GTGAGCAGCGGGATCGAGCGTGATGCCGCGGCGGCGAGCACGGATCAGTCGGGCGGCGCCCAGCTCACGGCCTGGCTCACCGCACTGGTGCGCAACCGTGAATACGGCGAGTTGGCCAACCTCCGGCGCGGCCGCGTCAGGACCAACGCCCACATCAGGGCCGGCTGGTACGCCCCGGAGCAGGTGGAAGAGAGGGAGATCTACGAACAGGTCGCCTTCCTGTTCGCGGTGTACCACCGGGGCGTGAGCAAGCCCGCCCCCGGCGTCGGCAGCCTCGGCACGGCCGTACGCCGGATCGGCGGGTCGTTCGGCCGCGGGCCGAACGACCCCGGGGCCGCCCGCCTCGTCGACCGCATCGTGACCAGCCGCCGCGTCCCCTGGCGGCACCTCCAGCACGCGATCGCCCGGCTGCGGGCCTGCGAGCAGCCGCCGCCGTCCTGGTCCCGGCTCGTCGACGACCTCCAGCGGTGGCACGACCGGAAGGCCCGCGTCGCCTACGGCTGGGCGGTCGACTTCCACGAGCCTGAGCCGCACGACACCGGTAGGAACACCACCCAGAAGGGCCCCAGCACGTGA